In the genome of Rhinopithecus roxellana isolate Shanxi Qingling chromosome 14, ASM756505v1, whole genome shotgun sequence, the window gaggctACCAGCTCCTCAGCTGTGGcccctcctccatcttcaaaccCAGCTGCAAGGcgtcttccctcctctcccaccctctGTCCCCTCCCATAAGGACGCTGGTGAGACCCTGGACCCACCCAGACGACCAGGATGATTTCTCACCTCAAGACCCTCAGCCGGCCCCTTCTGCGCAGCCCTTCGCAGTGACATCATGGTGCAGGCCCCCGGAGTGAGGACGCAGACAGCTTCCAAGCGCTTGTTTGGCCTATCAGACATCAAGGCTGTTTAACATCTTCCTGGAAGTCCTTGCCAGCCCCGTAAGCCAGGACAAGAGGTAAAAGGATGAGGGTGAGGAAGGAACCACAAAGACATTCTACCTCCACGACAGAGCCCTGACCCCGGCCCTAGCACCGTGTTCCCAGCCACGTTCCTGAGCCACTGCCCGGCCTGGCCTGGGGACAGCAGCAGGCGTTGCCCCTAAGGCTCAGGGTGTCCCCCTCACCCTGCTGTGAAGGAACACCAGAGGCTGGgcgtttcttaaagaaaagaagtttaatcggctcctggttctgcagactctacaggaagtgtggtgctggcatctgctcggcttccggggaggccccaggaaacccACAATCCTGGTGGAAGAGAAGGGGGAGCAGGCgcgtcacatggtgaaagcaggagcaggagcaaggcGGGGAGGTGCCGCACACCTTTTAACAGCCAGGTCGTGGGGGAACTCACTGTCGTGAGGACAGCACCGAGGTGAAGGCAGTAAACACTTCGTGAGAATCCGccccataatccagtcacctcccaccaggccccctccaacactgggaattacagttccacataagatttgggaggggacacagatccaaaccacataggagtggaaggaaggaaaagaggctgGGAGAGCAGCCGTCAGGAGTGCGGAGGTGGGGCAGGAGCTCAGGAGCTGGTCGGGTGCCAGGGCAGCCACCCGTGGTGGGAGGAGTCTAGGGGGCTGGTCTCTCTGGAGACACAGGCCTCCCAGGATGCCAGAGGAACTCCCAGTGCAGTAGGAGGAAAGTGCACAGCAACCCCCCACCAGCAGACCCCAGATGTCCTGAGCCCCTGGCAGGTCCCGCTGCAGTTGGAGCaggggcaggagggcaggaggaagggcTCAACCTGCCCTGAGCCAGGCAGCCTCCCCACACACCCTCTCCCAGCCTGGGGATCACACCTGGCAGAGCCTTCCCCGGTCCTGAGCAGTTGCCCAGACCTGGAGGAGCCAGTGCCTCCTCAGGTGGGGCCAGGGCTCCGAGGCCCTGGCTCCTTCAGGACCCAACCCCAGCTCGGAGGGTGCCCCAGCCGCAGAAAGCCCAGGATGTCAAGAAGCTCTGTCACAGCGACTGGAGCTCCTGGGGACCTCCAGCCCAAGTCTGTCTGACGCAAGGTCGAggctgcacacagccaggcagtGATGGCCAGGAACCCCCAGGGTCTGAGGCCCAcgtggacggatggatggacagaGGGCAAAGGCGGGAAGGTGTGCTGCTTCCTAGGCTGCTGCAACAAATCTCACTGACCGACGGCTGAAGTGATGGAAATGCGTCCTCTCGTGGCTCTGAAGGCCGAGTCTGAAGCCAAGGGTGACAGGCCCGCACTGTCTCTGAAGCCTCCAGCGCAGCGTCCTTCAGCCTCTTCCAGCTCTGAACAGCCCCTGTGGCTGGTGGCGgtgtcactgcagcctctgctttcaCCTTCACACGgcttctccctgtgtctatgGCTCACAAGGACAGTCATCACTGGGCTAAACCCACTGCAATCCAGTGTGACCTCCTCTTACTCCATCATGTCTGCAAAGGCCCTACTTCCAATAAGGCAACAGGCTGAGCTTCCAGGGGGACATGAATTTGGGGATGCCGCTCACCCCAGTATAGAAGCAAATGAAGAAGAATGGGCCGTGCAGAGCCCCACTGGGTTCCACGGCTTCCAGAACCTCAGAGAGGCCTGCGGCTTCTTTGGCTCAGATCTGAAGGCAGAAGAGTGGACTGTGATGACCCTGCTAGCCGCAAGCCAGGACACACGCATGACAGGATGCACTCAGCACACGACCTACACACGCCATGAGCCAGAACACATGCATAGCAGGATGCACCTAGCATGTGACCTACATGCACGTCATGAGTCAGGACACACGCATGGCAGGATGCACCCAGCACATGACCTACACATGCCACAAGCCAGGACACACGCATGACAGGATGCACCCAGCATGTGACCTACACACGTGTCACAAGCCAGGACACACACATGACAGGATGCACCCAGCACATGACCTACACATGCCACGAGCCAGGACACACACATGACAGGATGCACCCAGCACATGACCTACACATGCCACAAGCCAGGACACACGCATGACAGGATGCACCCAGCATGTGACCTACATACGCATTGCAAGCCAGGACACATATGTGACACAATGCACCCAGTACACAACCTACACACACGTCACAAGCCAGGACACATGCATGACACAATGCACCCAGCATGTGGTCCACACACGTGCCACAAGCCAGGACACACGCATGACAGGATGCACCCAGCACACGACCTACATGTGCCACAAACCAGGACACATGCATGACAGGATGCACCCAGCACATGACCTACACACACGTCACAAGCCAGTACACACGCATGACACAATGCACCCAGTACATGACCTACACACGTGCCACAAGCCAGGACACACATGTGACACAACGCACCCAGAATGTGACCTACGAGCACCATGAGGCAGGACACACACATGACAGGATGCACCCAGCACACAACCTACACGTGCCGTGAGCCAGAACACATGCATGACAGGATGCAACCAGCACATGACCTACAAGCACCACGAGCCAGGACACATGCATGGCAGGATGCACCCAGCCACAccacctacacacacaccacaaggCAGGACACACGCATGATAGGATGCACCCAGCACGTGACCTACACACTCCACAAGCCAGGACACATGCATGACAGGATGCACCCAGCACATAATCTACACACTCCACAAGCCAGGACACACGCATGACGGGATGCACCCAGCATGTGAACTACACACGTGTCATAAGCCAGGACACACGCATGACAGGATGCACCCAGCACACAACCTACACACGTGCCACGAGGCAGTACACATGCATGACAGGATGCACCCAGCACGTGATCTACACGTGCGCCCTAGATTCCCAGTTGAAATATTAACCCCAAGGTGATAAAGTCAGGAGGCGGGGCCTCCTgggagggtggagccctcacgaATGGGATAGCGTCCCATACAGGAGACCCAGGAGAGACCTGCCTCCCGTCGTGTGACACAGCCAGAGGCCGCCATCCATGAGCCAGAAACAGGGCCCTTATCAGACACGGAGCCTGCTCCCATGATCACAGACTTTGACCTTGGACTttgagcctccagaaccataagaaatacatttctgttgttcccAAGCCCCCTGgtctatatatttcattttagcaGCCGCAAGACACTAAGACACAGACCCCCTAAAACCAGCACTGCCAGGGCCGGGGCAAGGGGCCCCTCCTATGAGGTGCTGAGGCTGCCTGAGGTGgggaggggcccagggtgatTGTGGGAACTCAGGGCTCTCAGGGGCCCCGGATCCAGGCCCCCATCCTGCCCCTGCCTGGAACCCAGTGGTGGCCCCTCTCAGGCAGCAGCCCTCCTGGCAGCACAGTTGCTGGGGAAAAGGGGGCCGCAAGGGGAGGTCATCTCTGCTCCCCTGGGGACCTTCGGCGACTCAGAGACCACCTGGATGCCCCTCACTGCTGGGGGCTGGCCATGGGTCCCCGCCCTTGGGACTGGTCACCAAAGCCAGCCCAAGGGGTGACCAGACCCAGAGACACGCAAAGGAGCCCATCACACACAATTCAGGGCCGGGAAGAAGGTGGCACACGTGTGCACCCCCCAGCTGGTGCCGTCCACGGGCGTGGCAGCAGGCTGGGCAGGAGcacttgaagccagaaggaaGGGCCCGTGGAGAGAGGGGCCCAGGGCtcacttctattttttctttatagctttctacattttccagattttctttttttctttctttctttttttttcttttttcttttttttttttttttttttggagtctcactctgtcacccaggctggagtgcagtggcataatctcagctcactgcaacctccgcctcctaggctaaagtgattctcctgcctcagcctcccaagtagctgagattacaggtgcccaccacgatgcccagctaatttttgtgtttttagtagagacgggatttcaccatgttggccaggctggtctcgaattcctgacctcaggtgatccacctgcctcgacctcccaaagtgctgggattacaggcgtgagccattgtgcccggctcattttccagattttctacaGTAAGCATATGTTCCTTTTATCATCAGAAATGAAGACTTTAAAAggagaataaataaaaaggaacttGCCTGGGGAAACAGCCCCAGTGGAGCCCAAGCCCTCTCCATGGTGGGGTCAGGGGAGCGGGACACAGGGCTGATCCTGGAAGGTGACCCCCTCCTGGTGTCCAGCTCTGCGGGGAGAGGCCCTACCTCCTACTCCTCTGGTAGGAAGTTCAGAGAGTGCGGCAGACCACTTGCAAATCACCATCAAGGTGATTTGAGGTCAAGGGCGGAAGCCGCTTCCTCCCTCCTACCCTCTCTCTGCTGGCCCCGGGATGTTTAGGAGCAGAGCTTTGCTAAGGCAGTGAGATTTTGGGATGGGGTCAGAGAAGTGGGTTAGAGCAGAGCTCCCCTCCCCAGGGCTGGAacctgaaaaggaaagaaacgTCTACCCCAACACAAGCACGATTCCTTTATTTCGAGCCAGAAAGCAGCCAGCAAGCAAGTGCTGCCACCCACAACACCCTGGGCTACCTGCAGTCCGGTGCCTGGCCCTGCAGCCTCAGAAGGGAGCTGTGGGGGGTCGCCCAGGGCCCACTTCCTGCCCCTACCTGCCCTGCTCACTCCCAGCCGCTGTTCCCCTTCCTGAAGAGCAACCCCTGCTTGAGAGCTCTGAGGAGCAACTTGTTTCTAATCCACAGGATTCTGCACTAAGAGCCCCCCACATCCATCCTGGGGCACCCCAGCGTATTCCACCCCTCTGCCCCGGGCACCCAAGGGGCATGGGCACGGCCAGAAGGCCTGTCAGGAGGGCCAGCAGCACCCCTGAGGCTTGTCCCCAAGGTTGGGCAGCTCGGGGCTGGCGGGCACGTTCTCCAGGACCTCACGTAGGGAGAATGTGCAAAAGGAAATCTCATCGTAGGAGGTCCTGGCCCCACTCTCGTACAGGCAGGCGAAAACCAGGCCCCCCTCAGGGGCCGGCCCAATGGACGCCAGGTCGGAGTAGCCACTGGGGCCCTTGTAGATCACCCAGGGCTCTGTCCAGCTGCGCGGGTCCAGCGGGGCCTGGCTCAGCCGGATACCCATGTGCAGCCGAGCCCTGCGCCCCACTGGGTGGGAGTACAGCAGCCACGTGGGGCTCTGGGGCGGGGCAGCAAAGGGCATGGGGAGCGCTAGGGTCCAGGACCCCACATCCCCACTGACCCCAGGCCtggggccaggctgcctggggCCGTCCCCCTGAGGCTGCAGATGGCTGCAGGGCCCACCAGGCACCTGGCCTCCATGGGGGTCTCCAGCAGCCTCCTCTGGGGGTTCATGGACCCCAGGACCAAGGCGTGGAGTGTGGAGGGGACTCCCAGGGCCCACTGACCAACCGTCATCCCATGGCctcctgggggtgggggctgggaagcCCACGATGCTGCCCTGGCAGCCCCAGGCCGTCTCAGGCAGGGAAGCCACGCGCTCTGCGGGCAGGAAGGAGGTGCCCTCGTCAGTGCTGAGCGCCTGCACGCGGCTGCCCAGGGGGCTCCGGGCATTGCAGTAGAGGAAGCTGCCGGCCTGTCCACCATCCACTGCCGCCAGCTGGCACTCGCCTGAGCGCAGGTTGGGCACGAGGCCTCCACAGCGCCAGGTGCGGCCGTGGTCATCGCTGTAGAAGGCGAAGGAGTGGGGACTGGTCCGGCAGATCTTGCCAAAACACTCTCGGCGGTCCACGCGGTAGGTGTAGGCGGGCACCAGCAGGCGGCCTGAGGGCA includes:
- the NEU4 gene encoding sialidase-4 isoform X1 — encoded protein: MMSSAAFPRWLQSMGAPHTPSRTVLFQRERTGLTYRVPSLLPVPPGPTLLAFVEQRLSPDDSHAHRLVLRRGTRAGGSVRWGALQVLGTAALAEHRSMNPCPVHDTGTGTIFLFFIAVLGHTPEAVQIATGRNAARLCCVASRDAGLSWGSARDLTEEAIGGAVQDWATFAVGPGHGVQLPSGRLLVPAYTYRVDRRECFGKICRTSPHSFAFYSDDHGRTWRCGGLVPNLRSGECQLAAVDGGQAGSFLYCNARSPLGSRVQALSTDEGTSFLPAERVASLPETAWGCQGSIVGFPAPTPRRPWDDGWSVGPGSPLHTPRLGPGVHEPPEEAAGDPHGGQVPGGPCSHLQPQGDGPRQPGPRPGVSGDVGSWTLALPMPFAAPPQSPTWLLYSHPVGRRARLHMGIRLSQAPLDPRSWTEPWVIYKGPSGYSDLASIGPAPEGGLVFACLYESGARTSYDEISFCTFSLREVLENVPASPELPNLGDKPQGCCWPS
- the NEU4 gene encoding sialidase-4 isoform X2: MMSSAAFPRWLSMGAPHTPSRTVLFQRERTGLTYRVPSLLPVPPGPTLLAFVEQRLSPDDSHAHRLVLRRGTRAGGSVRWGALQVLGTAALAEHRSMNPCPVHDTGTGTIFLFFIAVLGHTPEAVQIATGRNAARLCCVASRDAGLSWGSARDLTEEAIGGAVQDWATFAVGPGHGVQLPSGRLLVPAYTYRVDRRECFGKICRTSPHSFAFYSDDHGRTWRCGGLVPNLRSGECQLAAVDGGQAGSFLYCNARSPLGSRVQALSTDEGTSFLPAERVASLPETAWGCQGSIVGFPAPTPRRPWDDGWSVGPGSPLHTPRLGPGVHEPPEEAAGDPHGGQVPGGPCSHLQPQGDGPRQPGPRPGVSGDVGSWTLALPMPFAAPPQSPTWLLYSHPVGRRARLHMGIRLSQAPLDPRSWTEPWVIYKGPSGYSDLASIGPAPEGGLVFACLYESGARTSYDEISFCTFSLREVLENVPASPELPNLGDKPQGCCWPS
- the NEU4 gene encoding sialidase-4 isoform X3 — encoded protein: MGAPHTPSRTVLFQRERTGLTYRVPSLLPVPPGPTLLAFVEQRLSPDDSHAHRLVLRRGTRAGGSVRWGALQVLGTAALAEHRSMNPCPVHDTGTGTIFLFFIAVLGHTPEAVQIATGRNAARLCCVASRDAGLSWGSARDLTEEAIGGAVQDWATFAVGPGHGVQLPSGRLLVPAYTYRVDRRECFGKICRTSPHSFAFYSDDHGRTWRCGGLVPNLRSGECQLAAVDGGQAGSFLYCNARSPLGSRVQALSTDEGTSFLPAERVASLPETAWGCQGSIVGFPAPTPRRPWDDGWSVGPGSPLHTPRLGPGVHEPPEEAAGDPHGGQVPGGPCSHLQPQGDGPRQPGPRPGVSGDVGSWTLALPMPFAAPPQSPTWLLYSHPVGRRARLHMGIRLSQAPLDPRSWTEPWVIYKGPSGYSDLASIGPAPEGGLVFACLYESGARTSYDEISFCTFSLREVLENVPASPELPNLGDKPQGCCWPS